One part of the uncultured Celeribacter sp. genome encodes these proteins:
- a CDS encoding D-glycerate dehydrogenase — MAQPRLKIVVTRALPEVVETRMKELFDVELNHEDRKLSREELARAMQRADVLVPCVTDRIDAGLLGQAGDRLKLIANYGAGVDHIDVMTAQARGILVTNTPGVMTDDTADMAMALILAVSRRIPEGQSVMQSGAWDGWAPTAFMGQRLSGKRLGILGMGRVGQAVARRARAFGLSVHYHNRRRLHAEVEQGLEATWWDSLDQMLSRIDILSVNCPHTPATFHQINARRLKLMKPTAIIVNTSRGEVIDENALTRGLRAGEIGGAGLDVFEHGHQINPRLRELPNVVLLPHMGSATVEGRIEMGEKVLLNIHTYADGHRPPDMVLPAML; from the coding sequence ATGGCACAGCCACGGCTGAAAATTGTTGTCACACGGGCGCTGCCCGAAGTGGTCGAAACCCGTATGAAAGAGCTCTTCGATGTGGAGCTCAACCATGAAGATCGCAAGCTGTCGCGTGAAGAGCTTGCCCGGGCCATGCAGCGCGCCGATGTTCTGGTTCCCTGTGTAACGGATCGAATCGATGCCGGGCTGTTGGGACAGGCCGGTGATCGGCTAAAACTGATCGCCAACTATGGCGCCGGCGTTGATCATATCGATGTCATGACGGCACAGGCGCGCGGCATTCTGGTGACGAACACGCCCGGCGTGATGACCGATGACACGGCAGATATGGCCATGGCGCTGATTCTGGCGGTGTCACGCCGCATTCCCGAAGGCCAAAGCGTGATGCAGTCCGGCGCGTGGGATGGCTGGGCGCCGACCGCCTTCATGGGGCAGCGTCTGAGCGGCAAGCGGCTAGGCATTCTGGGGATGGGCCGTGTCGGTCAGGCGGTGGCGCGCCGCGCCCGTGCCTTTGGTCTGTCCGTGCATTATCACAACCGTCGACGGCTGCATGCTGAGGTCGAACAGGGGTTGGAGGCGACATGGTGGGACAGTCTGGATCAGATGCTCAGCCGCATCGACATTCTGTCGGTAAACTGCCCGCATACGCCCGCGACCTTTCATCAGATCAATGCGCGGCGGCTGAAGCTGATGAAGCCGACGGCGATCATCGTGAACACCTCCCGCGGTGAGGTCATCGACGAAAACGCCCTGACGCGCGGACTGCGGGCGGGCGAGATCGGGGGGGCGGGGCTGGACGTGTTCGAACATGGCCATCAGATCAACCCGCGTCTGCGCGAGCTGCCCAATGTGGTGCTCTTGCCGCATATGGGCTCCGCTACGGTGGAGGGGCGCATCGAGATGGGGGAAAAGGTGCTGCTCAACATCCACACCTATGCCGACGGGCATCGCCCGCCAGACATGGTTTTGCCAGCGATGCTTTGA
- a CDS encoding CsbD family protein, which yields MNWDQVEGKWKEMSGKLKEEFGDLTDDDLKEAEGDREQLEGKIQQRYGKTKEEAKKAIDDFLAKV from the coding sequence ATGAATTGGGATCAAGTTGAAGGCAAGTGGAAGGAAATGAGCGGCAAGCTGAAAGAGGAGTTTGGGGACCTCACCGACGATGATCTGAAGGAGGCCGAAGGCGACCGTGAGCAGCTTGAGGGGAAGATCCAGCAACGCTACGGCAAGACCAAGGAAGAGGCCAAGAAGGCAATCGACGACTTTCTTGCGAAGGTGTGA
- a CDS encoding pyridoxamine 5'-phosphate oxidase family protein, which translates to MTNIAAFKKDPAHVLWETLEDLHAGMFGIQGAKDHMQPMSHFCDRAKGKLYFITSSDTDIVSHIGDGAIAHFCIVSKGQDLHGCLSGAVSLSQDDAKIDELWSTVADAWFEGGRSDPKVRLIEMSLDEASLWASTGNPFKFGFEIARAKMSDELPDVGAHVTVSFPKTA; encoded by the coding sequence ATGACCAATATCGCAGCATTCAAAAAAGACCCGGCCCATGTGCTCTGGGAAACGCTTGAAGATCTGCATGCCGGCATGTTCGGCATTCAGGGGGCGAAAGATCATATGCAGCCGATGAGCCATTTTTGCGATCGTGCCAAGGGCAAGCTCTATTTTATCACCTCGTCCGACACCGATATCGTGTCGCACATCGGGGACGGCGCCATTGCGCATTTCTGCATCGTCTCGAAAGGTCAGGATCTCCACGGATGCTTGTCGGGGGCGGTTAGCCTCTCGCAGGATGATGCTAAGATCGACGAACTTTGGTCCACGGTTGCCGACGCCTGGTTCGAAGGAGGTCGGTCTGATCCGAAGGTGCGTTTGATCGAAATGTCTCTGGATGAGGCTTCACTTTGGGCCTCTACGGGAAATCCTTTCAAGTTTGGGTTCGAGATCGCGCGCGCCAAAATGAGCGACGAGCTTCCCGACGTTGGCGCACATGTGACGGTGTCGTTTCCCAAAACGGCTTAA
- a CDS encoding carboxymuconolactone decarboxylase family protein, with protein sequence MSWAEKNESMRNALRALNKANRNIPAGFGAMSKAALEGDALDHKTKELVALSVAIGVRCEPCVGFHVEALMKHGGTREELTEMLAMCVQMGGGPVLMYAAKALECWDELVTDSSDA encoded by the coding sequence ATGTCCTGGGCCGAAAAGAATGAATCCATGCGCAACGCGCTGCGCGCACTCAACAAAGCCAACCGCAACATTCCCGCAGGCTTCGGCGCGATGTCGAAAGCCGCGCTGGAAGGCGATGCCCTTGATCACAAGACCAAGGAACTGGTTGCCCTGTCTGTGGCCATTGGCGTACGCTGTGAACCCTGTGTGGGCTTTCACGTCGAAGCACTGATGAAACACGGTGGCACCCGCGAAGAGCTGACCGAAATGCTGGCCATGTGCGTCCAAATGGGCGGCGGTCCGGTTCTGATGTATGCGGCGAAAGCGCTGGAATGCTGGGACGAACTTGTCACAGACTCTTCTGACGCCTGA
- a CDS encoding M3 family metallopeptidase, which translates to MNNPYLSEWTTAFQLPPFSELKDEDVMPAVDAALTEARRAIQAIADTPEAPSFTNTIEALERADATLSKVLGAFYGMAGADTNEVRDALMRDLSPVLSAYSSEVTSNAALFDRIEALWTKRDSLELTDEQARVLMLTRRSFVRSGAKLEGIDKTRMAEIKSRLATLGTQFTQNLLADERSWFMELSEDDLQGLPQFVVDAARAAGEEKGARGPAVTLSRSLIVPFLQFSPRRDLREQAFKAWAARGANGGETDNREIAAEILKLREERAKLLGYDSFAAYKLETEMAKTPEAVRDLLMQVWAPAKSAAERDAEILAAMMAEDGVNADLEPWDWRYYSEKRHKAEHDLDEAELKPYLQLERMIEAAFTCANRLFGLEFEPLDMSTYHPDARAWNVTRDGKHIAVFIGDYFARGSKRSGAWCTAMRSQQKLLGDIRPIVLNVCNFAKPSKGEPALLSYDDARTLFHEFGHALHQMLSDVTYESISGTSVARDFVELPSQLYEHWLEVPEVLEEFATHCDTGAPMPRNMLDRLLAAQTYDQGFATVEYIASALVDLDFHDGAAPADPMAAQAETLTRIGLPHAITMRHATPQFAHVFSGDGYSSGYYSYMWSEVMDADAFEAFEEHGAFDPATARLLEENILSKGGSEDAETLYTAFRGRMPGVEALLKGRGLLAE; encoded by the coding sequence ATGAACAACCCGTATCTGTCTGAGTGGACCACTGCGTTTCAACTGCCACCCTTTTCTGAGCTGAAAGACGAAGACGTCATGCCTGCCGTCGATGCCGCGCTGACAGAGGCGCGCCGGGCGATACAGGCGATTGCGGACACTCCCGAGGCCCCGAGTTTCACCAATACCATTGAGGCGCTGGAACGCGCGGATGCCACCCTGTCCAAGGTGCTGGGGGCTTTTTACGGTATGGCTGGGGCGGATACGAATGAGGTACGCGACGCCTTGATGCGGGACCTGTCGCCGGTTCTGTCGGCCTATTCGTCAGAGGTGACGTCGAATGCGGCCCTGTTTGACCGGATCGAGGCGCTGTGGACCAAGCGTGACAGCCTGGAGCTGACCGACGAACAGGCCCGCGTGCTGATGTTGACGCGTCGGTCGTTTGTGCGCTCCGGGGCCAAGCTGGAAGGCATCGACAAGACACGTATGGCCGAAATCAAGTCGCGGCTCGCGACTTTGGGCACCCAGTTCACCCAAAATCTTCTGGCCGATGAACGGTCATGGTTCATGGAGCTGTCCGAAGACGATCTGCAAGGCCTGCCGCAGTTTGTTGTGGATGCGGCACGCGCCGCCGGAGAGGAAAAAGGCGCCAGGGGTCCGGCGGTGACGCTGTCGCGTTCTCTGATCGTGCCTTTCCTGCAGTTTTCTCCCCGCCGCGACCTGCGCGAGCAGGCCTTCAAGGCCTGGGCAGCACGCGGGGCCAATGGCGGTGAAACCGACAACCGGGAAATCGCCGCCGAGATCTTGAAGCTGCGCGAGGAACGGGCCAAGTTGCTGGGCTATGACAGCTTTGCCGCCTACAAGCTGGAAACGGAAATGGCCAAGACGCCCGAGGCCGTGCGCGATCTGTTGATGCAGGTTTGGGCCCCGGCCAAATCCGCTGCCGAACGCGACGCCGAAATTCTGGCGGCGATGATGGCCGAAGACGGGGTGAACGCCGATCTGGAACCTTGGGACTGGCGTTATTATTCCGAAAAACGTCACAAGGCGGAACATGATCTCGATGAGGCGGAGCTGAAGCCCTATCTGCAACTCGAGCGCATGATTGAGGCGGCCTTTACCTGTGCCAACCGTCTGTTCGGGCTGGAGTTTGAGCCGCTCGACATGTCGACGTACCACCCGGATGCGCGGGCCTGGAATGTGACGCGCGATGGCAAACATATTGCCGTGTTCATCGGCGATTATTTCGCCCGTGGGTCCAAACGGTCCGGGGCGTGGTGCACGGCTATGCGCAGCCAGCAAAAGCTGCTGGGCGACATCCGTCCGATCGTGCTCAATGTCTGCAACTTTGCCAAACCGTCAAAAGGGGAGCCAGCGTTGCTGTCGTATGACGACGCGCGCACTCTGTTCCACGAATTCGGCCATGCATTGCATCAGATGCTGTCGGATGTGACCTATGAATCCATTTCCGGCACCTCTGTGGCGCGTGATTTTGTCGAATTGCCGTCTCAGCTTTATGAACACTGGCTGGAAGTACCTGAAGTGCTGGAAGAATTCGCCACCCATTGCGACACCGGTGCCCCGATGCCACGCAACATGCTGGACCGTCTGCTGGCGGCGCAAACCTATGATCAGGGCTTTGCGACGGTGGAATACATTGCCTCCGCGCTGGTCGATCTGGACTTCCACGATGGGGCGGCGCCTGCAGATCCGATGGCGGCACAGGCCGAGACGCTGACGCGCATCGGGCTGCCGCATGCCATCACCATGCGCCACGCCACACCGCAGTTCGCGCATGTGTTCTCTGGCGACGGCTACAGCTCCGGCTATTACAGCTACATGTGGTCCGAGGTTATGGATGCGGATGCGTTTGAGGCCTTTGAAGAACATGGGGCCTTCGACCCCGCCACAGCGCGGTTGTTGGAGGAAAACATCTTGTCTAAGGGCGGTTCCGAGGATGCGGAAACTCTCTATACCGCCTTCCGTGGACGGATGCCCGGGGTCGAGGCCCTGCTCAAGGGGCGTGGTTTGCTGGCGGAGTGA
- a CDS encoding cation diffusion facilitator family transporter, whose amino-acid sequence MGEKRLNLSAGIASVSVATILVLAKLWALSLTGSMSIAASMADSAMDLLIAAGGLLAIYYAARPPDDDHAFGHTSAEDLAALAQSVFILISGSVIAVTAVRRLLSPTPKEMSAEGVGIGVMVLSIVLTLALVMWQRRVARQTGSKVVSADSLHYVGDLIPNIGAIFALIASSAFGFHQLDSVVALGAAGILIIGALNIFKSAWDALMDRSAPPEMVEEIETLTREMPGVFAYHDLKTRMAGSKAFINIHIEVDGDQTLREAHAISADLKRMILDHYPSADVIIHKDVAGEAD is encoded by the coding sequence ATGGGTGAGAAGCGTTTGAACCTGTCTGCCGGCATTGCTTCGGTCAGCGTGGCCACCATTCTGGTGCTGGCGAAGCTCTGGGCACTCAGCCTCACCGGATCGATGTCGATTGCCGCCTCCATGGCCGACAGCGCCATGGACCTGCTGATTGCCGCAGGTGGGTTGCTGGCCATCTACTATGCCGCACGCCCGCCGGACGACGACCACGCCTTTGGTCATACCTCTGCCGAGGATCTGGCCGCTCTCGCCCAGTCGGTGTTCATTCTGATTTCCGGCAGCGTGATCGCGGTCACCGCCGTGCGCCGCCTGCTGTCCCCCACGCCCAAGGAAATGAGCGCCGAAGGTGTGGGCATCGGCGTCATGGTACTCTCCATCGTCCTGACCCTTGCGCTCGTGATGTGGCAACGCCGGGTGGCGCGCCAGACCGGATCAAAGGTGGTCTCGGCAGACAGCCTGCATTACGTCGGCGACCTGATCCCAAATATCGGTGCGATCTTTGCCCTGATCGCCTCCTCTGCTTTTGGCTTTCACCAACTCGACAGCGTCGTGGCGCTCGGGGCCGCCGGCATTCTGATCATAGGGGCGCTCAATATTTTCAAATCGGCCTGGGATGCGTTGATGGATCGCTCTGCCCCGCCCGAAATGGTCGAAGAGATCGAAACCCTGACACGAGAGATGCCCGGCGTCTTTGCCTATCACGACCTGAAAACCCGCATGGCGGGGTCCAAGGCCTTTATCAACATCCATATCGAAGTGGATGGGGACCAGACCCTGCGCGAGGCCCACGCGATTTCCGCAGACCTCAAACGCATGATCCTTGACCACTACCCGAGTGCTGATGTGATCATCCACAAAGACGTCGCGGGCGAAGCGGACTGA
- the panC gene encoding pantoate--beta-alanine ligase, with product MQTYRTKAEIRQAVRGFHAAGQTVALVPTMGYLHEGHLTLVRAAKAQSDRVVVSIFVNPTQFGEAADLDAYPRDEHRDFAMLESEGIDAVFCPTVEEMYHPQKQTTVVTEQLDGLLMGALRPGHFKGVCTVVSKLFNITGADKAFFGEKDYQQLLVIKTMVRDLDIPIEINGVPTVRDVDGLALSSRNVRLSPEDRQAALILNKALAYGDYEASDGRTDDELEAELRAFISREPRAKIESIDVRDAATLEKINGPIDRPVVILLAARFGDVLLIDQRVADPS from the coding sequence GTGCAGACTTACCGAACCAAAGCGGAGATCCGCCAAGCCGTTCGTGGCTTTCATGCAGCGGGTCAAACCGTGGCTCTGGTGCCAACCATGGGCTATCTGCACGAGGGTCACCTGACACTGGTGCGCGCGGCCAAGGCCCAAAGCGACCGGGTCGTGGTGTCGATTTTCGTCAACCCCACGCAGTTTGGAGAGGCAGCCGATCTGGACGCCTATCCCCGTGACGAGCACCGCGATTTTGCGATGCTCGAGTCTGAGGGGATCGATGCCGTGTTCTGCCCCACCGTCGAGGAGATGTACCACCCACAGAAACAGACCACCGTGGTCACAGAACAGCTTGATGGATTGCTGATGGGGGCGTTGCGTCCCGGCCATTTCAAAGGCGTCTGCACCGTCGTGAGCAAGTTGTTCAACATCACTGGAGCAGACAAGGCCTTCTTTGGTGAAAAGGACTATCAACAGCTTCTGGTGATCAAGACCATGGTGCGCGATCTCGATATTCCGATCGAAATCAATGGGGTGCCGACGGTGCGCGATGTCGATGGGCTGGCCCTGTCTTCGCGCAATGTGCGCCTGTCGCCCGAAGATCGCCAAGCCGCGCTGATCCTCAACAAGGCTCTGGCCTACGGCGACTATGAAGCCTCCGACGGACGCACCGACGACGAACTCGAAGCGGAACTCCGCGCCTTCATCAGCCGCGAACCGCGCGCGAAAATCGAAAGCATCGATGTTCGTGACGCAGCGACACTGGAGAAAATCAACGGACCGATCGACCGGCCGGTGGTGATCCTTCTGGCTGCCCGTTTCGGCGATGTGCTATTGATCGACCAACGCGTCGCCGACCCGTCTTAA
- the panB gene encoding 3-methyl-2-oxobutanoate hydroxymethyltransferase: MSSQTETIRRVTVPQIRARKGGAPIVSLTAYHAHTAAIAEKYCDFLLVGDSLGMVMHGMESTVGVPLELMIMHGKAVVRGTKRALIVVDMPFGSYEESPSQAFRNAALIMKETQCQAVKLEGGARMAETIKFLTERGIPVMGHIGLTPQSTNIMGGFKTQGRDEDSWQFHIDDAKAVADAGAFAVVVEGVVEPLADKITAAIDVPTIGIGASKTCDGQILVMEDMLGLNDWVPKFVKKFGAVGDAIEAAIADYAEDVKSRAFPTPDNVYGSNKK, from the coding sequence ATGTCCAGCCAAACCGAAACCATCCGCCGGGTGACCGTGCCGCAAATCCGTGCCCGAAAAGGCGGCGCCCCAATCGTGTCGCTGACGGCCTATCACGCCCATACCGCGGCCATCGCAGAAAAATACTGCGACTTCCTGCTGGTCGGGGACAGTCTCGGCATGGTGATGCATGGCATGGAAAGCACGGTCGGCGTGCCGCTGGAACTGATGATCATGCACGGCAAGGCCGTGGTGCGTGGCACCAAACGCGCGCTAATCGTGGTCGATATGCCCTTTGGCTCCTACGAGGAAAGCCCGTCTCAGGCGTTTCGCAATGCGGCGCTGATCATGAAGGAAACCCAATGTCAGGCCGTCAAGCTGGAAGGCGGCGCGCGCATGGCTGAGACCATCAAATTCCTGACCGAACGCGGCATCCCGGTGATGGGACATATCGGCCTTACCCCGCAGTCCACCAACATCATGGGTGGCTTCAAAACGCAGGGCCGGGACGAAGACAGCTGGCAGTTCCACATCGACGACGCCAAAGCCGTGGCAGATGCCGGGGCCTTTGCTGTGGTAGTCGAAGGCGTGGTCGAGCCGCTGGCCGACAAGATCACCGCCGCCATCGACGTGCCGACCATCGGCATTGGCGCCTCCAAAACCTGCGACGGGCAGATTCTGGTCATGGAAGACATGCTGGGCCTGAATGACTGGGTGCCGAAATTCGTCAAAAAATTCGGCGCGGTCGGCGACGCCATCGAAGCGGCGATTGCCGACTATGCCGAAGACGTCAAATCACGTGCCTTCCCGACGCCGGACAACGTCTACGGCTCCAATAAGAAATGA
- a CDS encoding SH3 domain-containing protein has protein sequence MQQSLTTAAPNPLTGTDAPRHGGIFTPVSCRLFLAALLCAISMGTAAPMIAQDAPVTAIPETTPAQPAKRGPVTNLPLPRFVSLKADEANVRRGPSLSHRIDWVFTHRGYPLEVIAEYGHWRRVRDIEGAVGWIHYSLISGVRTALVSDDTITVYSRSDTQSRINARAEKGAILRLLECSISWCRISAQGQKGWVEKTGLWGVKSGEILE, from the coding sequence ATGCAGCAGTCCTTGACCACAGCCGCCCCCAACCCCCTGACCGGGACAGATGCGCCACGGCACGGCGGGATTTTCACGCCTGTTTCCTGCCGGTTGTTTCTTGCTGCGCTGCTCTGCGCTATCTCCATGGGCACGGCGGCACCGATGATTGCGCAAGACGCCCCAGTGACCGCGATCCCTGAAACCACCCCCGCGCAGCCCGCCAAACGCGGGCCGGTGACCAACCTGCCCCTGCCCCGTTTCGTATCTCTCAAAGCCGATGAAGCCAATGTTCGGCGGGGTCCCTCGCTGTCGCACCGCATTGACTGGGTCTTCACCCATCGCGGCTATCCGCTTGAGGTCATTGCGGAATATGGACACTGGCGCCGGGTGCGCGATATCGAAGGGGCTGTCGGCTGGATTCACTATTCGCTGATTTCCGGCGTCCGCACGGCGCTGGTGAGTGACGACACGATCACGGTCTATTCCCGCTCTGACACCCAGTCCCGGATCAATGCCCGGGCCGAAAAGGGCGCGATTTTACGCCTGCTGGAATGCTCGATTTCCTGGTGCAGGATTTCAGCACAGGGCCAGAAAGGCTGGGTGGAAAAAACCGGCCTCTGGGGAGTCAAATCCGGGGAGATCCTGGAATGA
- a CDS encoding pirin family protein yields MTFRPVKSTSQGQPTIEGAGVHLYRAFGFHKPREFDPFLLFDDFRNDDPALYAKGFPWHPHRGIETITYVLDGEVEHGDSLGNKGVLGAGSVQWMTAGSGIMHQEMPRGNAQGRMHGFQLWANLPSSLKMTAPRYQDIQGSDIPEIIDDDGTRVKIVTGSFWGKRGPVDGIAADPLYLDISVPPNTRKVLPVDTYANTFAYVFAGAGQFRDASTPYGVRVEKELGGEEINIRDMSGNRTLVNFDTGNEIVVTAGPEGVRFLLISGQPLQEPVAWHGPIVMNTREELFQAMQELNNGTFIKDQRDH; encoded by the coding sequence ATGACCTTCCGCCCCGTGAAATCCACCTCTCAAGGCCAGCCCACAATCGAAGGGGCGGGTGTCCACCTCTATCGTGCCTTCGGGTTCCACAAACCCCGGGAATTCGATCCCTTCCTGCTGTTCGACGATTTCCGCAACGACGATCCGGCACTTTATGCCAAAGGGTTTCCCTGGCACCCGCATCGTGGAATTGAGACAATCACCTATGTGCTCGACGGCGAGGTCGAACACGGTGACAGCCTCGGCAACAAGGGGGTTCTGGGGGCCGGCTCAGTGCAATGGATGACCGCAGGCTCGGGCATCATGCATCAGGAAATGCCGCGCGGGAACGCGCAGGGCCGTATGCATGGGTTTCAGCTCTGGGCCAATCTGCCCTCCAGCCTTAAAATGACCGCACCGCGGTATCAGGACATTCAGGGCTCCGACATTCCCGAGATCATCGACGATGACGGCACCCGTGTGAAGATCGTCACAGGCAGCTTCTGGGGCAAACGCGGTCCCGTGGATGGCATCGCCGCCGATCCGCTCTATCTGGACATTTCCGTACCACCGAACACACGCAAGGTGCTGCCGGTCGACACCTATGCCAATACCTTCGCCTATGTCTTCGCCGGGGCAGGACAGTTCCGAGATGCCTCCACCCCCTATGGGGTGCGGGTCGAAAAGGAACTGGGCGGCGAAGAGATCAACATTCGCGACATGTCCGGCAACCGCACATTGGTGAACTTCGACACCGGCAACGAAATCGTCGTCACCGCGGGTCCCGAAGGCGTCCGCTTCCTGCTGATTTCGGGTCAGCCGCTGCAGGAGCCTGTCGCCTGGCACGGCCCGATCGTGATGAACACCCGCGAAGAGCTGTTTCAGGCCATGCAGGAACTGAACAACGGCACCTTCATCAAGGACCAGCGCGACCATTGA